From a region of the Thermosipho melanesiensis BI429 genome:
- a CDS encoding NfeD family protein, whose protein sequence is MALEILTPTFFIFWFGVGALASSLVAYFIGNTIWELTVFVVVSGILVILTRPIINKMTGDEPRKINVDDIVGKKALVIEEINNKKAKGLVKINGDTWRAFSKNDEIIEKDKYVKVLKVEGAHLIVIEEGEE, encoded by the coding sequence ATGGCACTGGAAATATTAACACCGACATTTTTTATCTTCTGGTTTGGGGTGGGAGCGTTAGCATCATCTTTGGTGGCATATTTTATTGGAAATACCATATGGGAACTTACGGTATTTGTTGTTGTTTCTGGGATATTAGTGATTTTAACAAGACCGATTATTAATAAAATGACAGGAGATGAACCAAGAAAGATAAATGTAGATGATATTGTCGGAAAAAAAGCACTTGTGATAGAGGAAATTAACAATAAGAAAGCAAAAGGCCTTGTTAAAATCAATGGAGATACTTGGCGAGCTTTTTCGAAAAATGATGAGATAATCGAAAAAGATAAATATGTAAAAGTTTTAAAAGTTGAAGGAGCACATTTAATTGTTATTGAGGAGGGGGAAGAATAA
- a CDS encoding SPFH domain-containing protein produces MYILFLIFIFFLFILASSGIRIVRPYERGLVERLGKFKKEVKAGIHFIVPFFDKMIKVDLREHVIDVPPQEVITKDNVVVTVDAVIYYEITDAYKAVYNVSNFEFATVKLAQTNLRNVIGELELDQTLTSREEINTKLRTVLDEATDKWGIRITRVEIKKIDPPKDIMEAMSKQMKAERTKRAAILEAEGIRQSEILKAEGQKQAAILKAEGEAEAIKKVAEANKYKLIAEAQGQGEAIMYIFKSIHEGNPTNDVIAVRYLETLKEMANGNATKIFLPMEVSGILGSIGAISEMFKNGGEGNND; encoded by the coding sequence ATGTATATTTTATTTTTGATTTTCATATTCTTTTTGTTTATATTGGCTTCATCTGGAATAAGGATAGTTAGGCCTTATGAAAGAGGTTTAGTGGAAAGATTGGGGAAGTTTAAAAAAGAAGTAAAAGCGGGAATCCATTTTATTGTCCCATTTTTTGATAAAATGATCAAAGTAGATTTGAGAGAACATGTCATAGATGTTCCACCGCAAGAGGTAATTACAAAAGATAACGTTGTTGTTACAGTAGATGCTGTTATTTATTATGAAATTACAGACGCATACAAGGCAGTATATAACGTCAGTAATTTCGAATTTGCAACTGTAAAACTTGCACAAACTAACCTGAGAAACGTGATAGGTGAATTAGAACTTGACCAGACGTTGACATCCAGGGAGGAGATAAATACAAAATTGAGGACAGTTCTCGATGAAGCTACTGACAAATGGGGAATTCGTATTACAAGAGTGGAAATTAAAAAGATAGATCCACCTAAGGATATAATGGAAGCTATGAGTAAGCAAATGAAGGCAGAAAGAACCAAAAGAGCTGCAATTCTTGAAGCAGAAGGTATAAGGCAATCGGAGATTTTGAAGGCGGAAGGTCAAAAACAAGCAGCCATATTAAAGGCGGAAGGTGAGGCAGAAGCTATTAAAAAGGTTGCAGAGGCTAATAAATATAAATTAATTGCAGAAGCGCAAGGACAAGGAGAAGCTATTATGTATATCTTTAAATCTATCCATGAGGGGAATCCAACAAATGATGTTATTGCAGTGAGATACCTTGAAACATTGAAGGAAATGGCAAATGGAAATGCGACGAAAATTTTCTTGCCTATGGAAGTTTCTGGGATTTTAGGAAGTATTGGGGCCATTTCTGAGATGTTCAAAAATGGCGGTGAGGGAAATAATGATTAA
- a CDS encoding CD0519/CD1768 family membrane protein, with protein MKRIRIEALMFLVFLFLIFWGVDSYMGVSNFFKTLMLTAHDLLINTVFFIMAIAVLTGGFSALLFEFGVADLIDILLKPLIKPLYNLPGVAAMGILSTYFSDNPAIIALAKDKRFMKNFDRWQQPLLCNLGTSFGMGLIVSTFMIAQGTRMSVNLFPAVLIGNIGALVGSIASVRIFSVYTKNKLGTFSNDEFIPEKYYTETRPGSFMERFLEALLDGGKSGVEIGLGIIPGVLIISTFVMMITFGPKDQNVGYQGLAYEGIPLLPYIGEKIFVVLRWLFGFSNPELIAFPLTSLGSTGAALALVPKFIDMKIVTPNDIAVFTAMGMTWSGYLSTHIAMMDELGYRYLTGKAIFSHTIGGIVAGITAHLIYMFF; from the coding sequence GTGAAGAGAATTAGAATTGAAGCTTTGATGTTTTTGGTGTTTTTGTTTTTAATTTTTTGGGGCGTAGACTCCTACATGGGGGTTTCTAATTTTTTTAAAACATTAATGCTTACAGCACATGATTTGTTGATAAATACCGTTTTTTTTATTATGGCGATTGCCGTTTTAACTGGTGGTTTTTCCGCTCTTTTATTTGAGTTTGGAGTGGCGGATTTGATTGATATATTGTTGAAACCTTTAATAAAGCCTCTTTATAACCTTCCTGGTGTAGCGGCTATGGGGATATTATCTACATATTTTTCAGATAATCCTGCAATTATTGCACTTGCAAAAGACAAGAGGTTTATGAAAAATTTTGATAGATGGCAACAGCCATTGCTGTGTAATCTTGGAACTTCATTTGGTATGGGTTTAATAGTTTCTACATTTATGATAGCGCAAGGGACGCGTATGTCAGTTAATCTTTTTCCGGCTGTTTTAATTGGAAATATAGGTGCGCTAGTTGGAAGTATAGCAAGTGTAAGAATTTTTTCAGTTTATACAAAAAATAAGTTGGGTACGTTTTCAAATGATGAATTTATTCCTGAGAAATATTACACAGAAACAAGACCTGGAAGCTTTATGGAAAGATTTTTGGAGGCACTTTTAGATGGAGGTAAAAGCGGTGTGGAAATTGGTTTGGGTATAATCCCAGGTGTGTTGATAATAAGCACATTTGTTATGATGATAACTTTTGGTCCCAAAGATCAAAATGTGGGATATCAAGGGCTTGCATACGAAGGTATTCCCCTTTTGCCATATATTGGTGAGAAAATTTTTGTTGTACTTAGATGGCTATTTGGTTTTTCCAACCCAGAATTAATAGCATTTCCTCTAACTTCACTTGGTTCAACAGGTGCTGCATTGGCTCTTGTGCCAAAATTTATTGATATGAAGATTGTTACTCCAAATGATATAGCTGTTTTTACTGCAATGGGTATGACCTGGAGTGGATATTTAAGTACACATATCGCTATGATGGATGAGTTAGGATACAGGTATCTTACTGGTAAAGCTATTTTTTCACATACTATTGGTGGTATTGTTGCGGGAATTACTGCTCATTTAATTTATATGTTTTTTTAA
- a CDS encoding type III PLP-dependent enzyme → MKGVGSVNKILVNERLKRVAETFGTPVLVMDLNIVKANYEKLIDNVRNSRVYYAVKANSHIEILKLLRDLGSYFDVASRPEIEKLLSIGVEPERMSFGNTIKKTKDISFAYNNGIRMFAVDSEMEIEKIADNAPGSDIYVRISTNGMEDDADWPLTRKFGTSVDHAIKLVKYAVDLELNPIGVSFHVGSQNYNPDNWRVAIREVSVVFEEARKMGIDMYMVNTGGGMPVKYSRNIPSVEEISEVINKAIVDYIGENTLVVLEPGRSMVGSAGAMVTSVILRSKKGEENWVYTDAGIFHGLTETIQNIRYEVEVIGRELEEKGKFVLAGPTCDSVDVMYYDIELAKNVTIDDLIVLYNTGAYTTEYSTNFNGIEPPKVVFEEIFVKEPLTEEV, encoded by the coding sequence ATGAAGGGAGTGGGGTCCGTGAATAAGATACTTGTAAATGAGAGATTAAAAAGGGTTGCTGAAACTTTTGGAACTCCTGTTTTAGTTATGGATTTGAATATAGTTAAGGCAAACTATGAGAAACTTATTGACAATGTAAGAAATTCAAGAGTATATTATGCTGTTAAAGCCAACTCCCATATAGAGATTTTAAAGCTTTTAAGAGATTTAGGTAGTTATTTTGATGTTGCTTCAAGACCCGAGATAGAGAAGTTGCTTAGTATAGGTGTTGAACCTGAAAGGATGAGTTTTGGAAACACTATAAAAAAAACTAAAGATATTAGTTTTGCGTATAATAATGGAATAAGAATGTTTGCGGTGGATAGTGAAATGGAAATTGAGAAAATAGCGGACAATGCCCCTGGCTCAGATATATACGTTAGAATAAGTACCAATGGAATGGAAGATGATGCTGATTGGCCACTTACAAGGAAATTTGGAACAAGCGTTGATCATGCAATAAAATTGGTTAAGTATGCTGTTGATTTAGAGTTAAATCCCATTGGTGTAAGTTTTCATGTTGGTTCCCAAAATTATAACCCTGACAATTGGCGGGTTGCAATACGCGAAGTTTCTGTGGTGTTTGAAGAAGCAAGGAAAATGGGGATAGATATGTACATGGTAAATACGGGCGGAGGAATGCCTGTAAAATATTCAAGAAACATTCCATCTGTTGAGGAAATTTCAGAGGTAATAAATAAAGCAATAGTAGATTATATAGGTGAAAATACTTTGGTTGTTTTGGAGCCGGGACGGTCAATGGTAGGGAGTGCCGGGGCGATGGTTACAAGCGTAATATTGAGAAGTAAGAAAGGTGAAGAAAATTGGGTATATACCGATGCAGGGATATTTCATGGTTTAACGGAAACTATTCAAAACATCAGATATGAAGTGGAAGTAATAGGTAGAGAACTTGAAGAAAAGGGAAAGTTCGTACTTGCAGGGCCAACTTGTGACAGTGTTGATGTAATGTATTATGATATAGAACTTGCTAAGAATGTAACTATTGATGATTTGATTGTATTGTATAACACAGGTGCGTATACTACTGAGTATAGTACAAATTTTAATGGAATAGAACCACCTAAAGTGGTTTTTGAAGAGATATTTGTAAAGGAACCATTGACAGAAGAAGTGTGA
- a CDS encoding WecB/TagA/CpsF family glycosyltransferase, producing the protein MEVVNFSQLRLTIGSEEEVRKKIVEDVNNGVKTFVVTLNASILLRTLKDSYYRKIVEEANYIIPDGSGIVWALKRNRKILTDRITGIDTMLYLCEKAKIYGWKVYLLGAKRKVVEKAARKLKKRGINVVGYYHGYFSKSDTTPIEEIESLKPDLLFVGMGVPKQEEWIYENFSLPFKLAMGVGGSFDVISGSKKRAPVFFQRMKLEWFYRWLQSPIKKRHIPIEIVKYTFMVLRGKIR; encoded by the coding sequence GTGGAAGTAGTAAATTTCTCGCAGTTGAGATTAACTATTGGAAGTGAAGAAGAAGTAAGAAAAAAGATAGTTGAAGATGTTAATAACGGTGTAAAAACATTTGTAGTTACTTTAAATGCGTCTATTCTTTTACGTACATTAAAGGATAGTTATTATAGAAAAATTGTTGAGGAAGCTAATTATATTATTCCAGATGGTTCTGGTATAGTTTGGGCGTTAAAAAGGAATAGGAAAATATTGACGGACAGAATTACCGGTATAGATACAATGCTTTATCTGTGTGAAAAGGCGAAAATATATGGTTGGAAAGTATATTTACTTGGAGCCAAAAGGAAGGTTGTAGAAAAGGCTGCCAGAAAATTAAAAAAAAGAGGTATAAATGTTGTAGGGTATTATCATGGGTATTTTTCAAAAAGTGATACTACTCCCATTGAAGAAATAGAGTCTTTAAAACCAGATCTTTTATTTGTTGGCATGGGAGTTCCTAAGCAAGAAGAATGGATATACGAAAATTTTTCTTTGCCCTTTAAGTTGGCTATGGGTGTAGGTGGGAGTTTTGATGTTATTTCAGGTAGTAAAAAGAGGGCTCCTGTATTTTTTCAACGGATGAAACTTGAGTGGTTTTACAGATGGTTGCAATCCCCGATAAAAAAAAGGCATATTCCCATTGAAATTGTAAAATATACATTTATGGTTTTAAGAGGAAAGATAAGATGA
- the rsmG gene encoding 16S rRNA (guanine(527)-N(7))-methyltransferase RsmG, translating into MKKESLIKNYIKEIVNAPFNLTAIKNEEEAFHLLALDSLLPLEKMNLIGNFLDVGTGGGVPGVFIGIMFKKLKGTLIDASRKKINYVKNVCIKLGIDNLEFVHGRIEEQIDFIEKFDNVFSKAVAELRIILELTVPYAKVGGRILLYKGKEYLKELNDAKNAIDVLNVDLEDVVEYEILDRKRVLLIFEKKDKVNGFPRRYNRILKNPL; encoded by the coding sequence ATGAAAAAAGAATCTCTAATTAAAAACTATATAAAAGAAATAGTTAATGCTCCTTTCAATCTCACTGCCATAAAAAACGAAGAGGAAGCTTTTCACTTACTTGCATTAGATAGTTTATTACCACTAGAAAAAATGAATTTAATAGGTAATTTTTTAGACGTTGGTACCGGTGGGGGTGTACCTGGGGTATTTATTGGAATAATGTTTAAAAAATTGAAAGGAACATTAATAGATGCGTCTAGAAAAAAAATAAATTATGTCAAAAATGTGTGTATAAAGCTTGGAATAGATAATTTGGAATTTGTTCATGGTAGAATAGAGGAGCAGATAGATTTTATTGAAAAATTTGATAATGTATTTTCAAAAGCTGTAGCAGAGTTAAGAATAATTCTGGAGCTTACAGTTCCTTATGCAAAAGTGGGTGGAAGAATTTTGTTGTACAAGGGAAAAGAATATTTGAAAGAATTAAATGATGCGAAAAACGCGATAGATGTTTTAAATGTAGATTTAGAGGATGTTGTTGAATACGAGATATTAGATAGAAAAAGGGTGTTGCTAATTTTTGAAAAAAAAGATAAAGTAAATGGTTTTCCAAGAAGGTATAATAGAATTTTGAAAAATCCTTTATAG
- the mnmE gene encoding tRNA uridine-5-carboxymethylaminomethyl(34) synthesis GTPase MnmE, which produces MFDTIAAVSSPHGTGAIAVIRIDGPKSHDIAKKLTGLNKVEYRRVYTTYLNFEGDILDQVNIVFFKSPNSYTGNDLIEIYTHGGILVTQNVLDAILKSGARIAKRGEFTKRGFLNGKISLVQAEAIYQIIEAKSEVSLKMSLQNLKGKLGEEIEYYRGEILNVLSEIEVTFDYPDDIELDEKSILNLLSKLKDEVGRKIEDSKKSIMLNNGIVMTIVGKPNSGKSTLLNRLLLEDRAIVTDIPGTTRDVIKGEIEINGIRFVIVDTAGIRETKDVVEKIGIERSLKEIQKADVILFVLDATTGFTKEDKLILRKIEGGNYIPVWNKCDEGNNFNKIFDGEIKISALNGEGLKNLENKIVSKVKNIIESGTASHVITQRQVEILERVYTHLESAVNNLNMGYEIDLISIDLRRALEELDMLIGRKFSDDLLDNIFSNFCVGK; this is translated from the coding sequence GTGTTTGATACAATAGCAGCGGTTTCATCTCCTCATGGAACAGGTGCAATTGCGGTTATTAGAATAGATGGGCCAAAAAGTCATGATATAGCGAAAAAGTTAACAGGGTTAAATAAGGTAGAGTATCGTAGAGTGTATACTACATATTTGAATTTTGAAGGAGATATTTTAGATCAGGTTAATATAGTTTTTTTTAAATCGCCAAATAGCTATACAGGTAATGATTTAATTGAAATATACACACACGGTGGTATTTTAGTAACACAAAATGTTCTTGATGCAATTCTAAAGAGTGGGGCTAGAATAGCAAAAAGAGGAGAATTTACCAAAAGAGGATTTCTTAATGGGAAAATTTCACTTGTGCAAGCAGAAGCTATTTACCAAATTATAGAGGCAAAGAGTGAAGTATCTTTGAAAATGTCATTACAAAATTTGAAGGGAAAATTAGGTGAAGAAATAGAGTATTATCGCGGAGAGATATTAAACGTATTGTCGGAAATAGAAGTAACATTTGATTATCCGGATGATATAGAATTAGATGAAAAAAGCATATTGAATCTGCTTTCAAAGTTAAAAGATGAGGTAGGTAGAAAGATTGAAGATAGTAAAAAATCCATAATGCTAAATAATGGAATTGTTATGACAATTGTTGGAAAACCTAATTCCGGAAAGTCAACACTTTTAAACAGACTTCTTTTGGAAGATAGAGCAATTGTAACTGATATACCAGGAACAACACGGGATGTGATAAAAGGTGAAATAGAAATTAATGGTATTAGATTTGTAATTGTGGATACCGCTGGAATCAGAGAAACAAAAGATGTAGTAGAAAAAATTGGTATAGAACGGAGTTTAAAAGAAATACAAAAGGCGGATGTAATTCTTTTTGTTTTAGATGCAACTACTGGTTTTACAAAAGAAGATAAGCTAATTTTGAGGAAAATTGAAGGTGGAAATTATATACCTGTGTGGAATAAATGTGATGAAGGAAATAATTTTAATAAGATATTTGATGGTGAAATAAAAATTAGTGCTCTTAATGGAGAAGGTTTAAAGAATTTAGAGAATAAAATAGTATCTAAGGTTAAAAATATTATAGAAAGCGGAACGGCTTCTCACGTTATAACCCAGAGACAGGTTGAAATATTGGAAAGGGTATATACTCATCTGGAAAGTGCGGTAAATAACTTAAATATGGGATATGAAATAGATTTAATATCTATTGATTTGAGGAGAGCACTTGAAGAGTTAGATATGCTAATTGGAAGAAAATTTTCCGATGATCTTTTGGATAACATATTTTCAAACTTCTGTGTTGGAAAATAA
- a CDS encoding TIGR00266 family protein, with translation MNFNVNFKGSYSILFVDLEPGEIIIGEPGAMVTMSGDLEIETSTGGVFKALKRAFLGGEHIFLNKYKAKNKSRISFAPKLPGDIDIIDLNGTVYLQSTSFLASEEGINLDTKFTGFKSFFSGEGFFLLKLSGYGKLAISSFGAIFSLELKEDEKITIDTGHVVAFDESVNYSVRTFGGFKSTIFGGEGLVVDFIGPGKIYIQTRNYPEYIKWIKSLSPKDTGSR, from the coding sequence ATGAATTTTAACGTTAATTTCAAAGGTTCCTACTCAATACTCTTTGTAGATCTTGAACCCGGAGAAATTATAATAGGTGAACCTGGCGCAATGGTTACAATGTCAGGAGATTTAGAAATCGAAACCTCTACTGGGGGAGTATTCAAAGCCTTAAAGCGAGCATTTCTAGGTGGTGAACACATATTTTTAAATAAATATAAAGCAAAAAATAAAAGTAGAATATCTTTTGCCCCAAAATTACCCGGTGATATCGATATAATAGATTTAAATGGAACAGTATATTTGCAATCAACTTCTTTTCTTGCATCAGAAGAAGGTATAAATTTAGACACAAAATTTACCGGATTTAAATCGTTTTTCTCAGGGGAAGGCTTTTTCTTGCTTAAACTTTCTGGATATGGAAAACTCGCTATTTCATCCTTTGGAGCAATATTTAGTTTAGAGCTAAAAGAAGATGAAAAAATAACAATAGACACAGGTCATGTAGTGGCATTTGACGAATCAGTGAATTATTCAGTTAGAACTTTTGGCGGATTTAAATCTACCATTTTCGGTGGAGAAGGATTAGTAGTAGATTTCATCGGTCCTGGAAAAATATATATTCAAACGAGAAATTACCCTGAGTATATAAAATGGATAAAAAGCTTATCACCAAAAGACACTGGAAGTAGATAA
- a CDS encoding glucosaminidase domain-containing protein codes for MKKLIFILIIISFLIFDFWIIYSEFDYISFFKEVSLSFESWKDLKAFFDEIGYDSLKNPPKVYVTSFPKDLKDAPVDIRKELFVKIMIPIIRKVNEEILRERKEIITAMEKGDTLTLKKYYKKYNAKSNEELLLKVDAIPEDIAIAQAAIESAWGTSKFVVIANNIFGEWTYEPGTGIIPDERPDGEIYEIEYFKNLEDSVRSYAMNLNKLPYYEKFRLIRAGIEKGHPADGLVYYSQMREKYVEIVKNVIKHLPDL; via the coding sequence TTGAAAAAACTTATTTTCATATTAATAATTATATCATTTTTAATTTTTGACTTTTGGATTATTTATTCGGAATTTGATTATATTTCTTTTTTTAAAGAAGTGTCTCTTAGTTTTGAAAGTTGGAAGGATTTAAAGGCATTTTTTGATGAGATCGGGTATGATTCACTGAAAAATCCTCCAAAGGTTTATGTTACTTCCTTTCCTAAGGATCTCAAAGATGCTCCTGTAGATATTAGAAAAGAACTTTTTGTTAAGATAATGATACCTATAATTAGAAAGGTTAACGAAGAAATACTTAGAGAGAGAAAAGAAATTATTACTGCTATGGAAAAAGGTGATACTTTAACATTGAAAAAGTATTACAAGAAATATAATGCAAAATCAAACGAAGAATTACTTTTAAAAGTAGATGCTATTCCAGAAGATATTGCTATTGCGCAAGCGGCTATTGAGTCGGCATGGGGGACTAGTAAATTTGTCGTTATTGCTAATAATATATTTGGCGAATGGACTTATGAACCTGGTACTGGAATAATACCAGATGAAAGACCAGACGGCGAGATATATGAAATAGAATATTTTAAAAATTTAGAAGATTCTGTGAGAAGTTATGCGATGAATTTAAATAAATTGCCATATTATGAAAAATTTCGTCTTATTAGAGCTGGTATTGAAAAAGGCCATCCTGCAGATGGCCTGGTGTATTATTCACAAATGAGAGAAAAGTATGTGGAAATAGTAAAAAATGTTATTAAACATCTTCCTGATTTATAG
- a CDS encoding nucleotide sugar dehydrogenase produces the protein MSKLYNKIIEKKAIIGVMGLGYVGLPLAVEKARAGYKVIGFDIQQKRVDMINNGQNYIGDVQDEELEELVKKNKLTATTNFDKLSKCDVVSICVPTPLDKFKQPDLSYIIQTSKDIAKRLHKEQLIILESTTYPGTTEEIVLPILLETGLKVGEDFYLAFSPERVDPGNIRYKTRNTPKVVGGITKECTKHAKALYENVLDAPVFPVSSPKAAEMAKILENTFRLVNIALVQEMTKVAEKMNVNIWEVIDAAATKPFGYMPFYPGPGIGGHCIPIDPFYLSYKAREYDLHLMLVEQAGQVADEMPYYVVQRLGDILNKYKKPFNGSKILVLGVAYKGNIDDMRESPALKVIEILEEKKANISYFDPFIPSFELNGKKYHSIKLEKERLKEFDGAIITTAHTVGIDYNLIVENVPFVFDTKNILKNLKKNNVFVL, from the coding sequence ATGTCAAAGTTATACAACAAAATTATTGAAAAAAAGGCAATAATAGGTGTCATGGGGCTTGGATATGTAGGATTACCACTTGCAGTCGAAAAAGCAAGGGCAGGGTATAAAGTTATAGGGTTTGATATTCAACAAAAGAGGGTAGACATGATAAACAATGGACAAAACTACATCGGAGATGTCCAAGACGAGGAACTTGAAGAATTAGTCAAAAAAAACAAACTAACTGCAACCACAAACTTTGACAAACTATCAAAATGCGATGTTGTAAGTATATGTGTTCCAACTCCACTAGATAAATTCAAACAACCAGATCTTTCTTACATAATCCAAACATCTAAAGACATTGCAAAAAGACTCCATAAAGAACAATTAATAATTTTGGAAAGTACAACATATCCAGGTACAACTGAGGAAATTGTTCTTCCTATTTTACTAGAAACAGGTTTAAAAGTAGGAGAAGATTTTTATCTTGCGTTTAGTCCTGAAAGGGTTGACCCTGGAAACATAAGGTACAAAACAAGGAATACTCCCAAAGTGGTTGGTGGAATAACTAAAGAATGTACAAAACACGCAAAAGCACTTTATGAAAATGTTTTAGATGCACCAGTTTTTCCTGTAAGTTCTCCAAAAGCAGCTGAAATGGCTAAAATATTGGAAAATACTTTTAGATTAGTTAATATTGCTTTAGTCCAAGAAATGACAAAAGTAGCTGAAAAAATGAATGTCAATATATGGGAAGTCATTGACGCAGCAGCTACAAAACCCTTCGGATATATGCCTTTTTACCCTGGTCCTGGAATTGGAGGTCATTGTATTCCTATTGATCCGTTTTATCTATCATATAAGGCAAGGGAATATGACTTACATTTAATGTTGGTGGAGCAGGCGGGACAAGTTGCTGACGAAATGCCATATTATGTTGTCCAAAGATTGGGAGATATATTAAATAAGTACAAAAAACCGTTTAATGGTAGTAAAATTTTGGTTTTAGGCGTTGCATATAAAGGAAATATAGATGATATGAGAGAAAGTCCTGCTCTAAAAGTTATTGAAATCCTTGAAGAGAAAAAGGCAAATATTTCATATTTTGATCCATTTATTCCATCATTTGAACTAAATGGAAAAAAATACCATTCGATTAAGTTAGAAAAAGAAAGGCTTAAAGAATTTGACGGAGCAATAATAACGACTGCACATACCGTTGGTATAGACTACAACCTCATCGTAGAGAATGTGCCATTTGTATTTGATACAAAAAACATACTCAAAAACCTCAAAAAAAACAACGTATTTGTTCTATAA
- a CDS encoding phosphatase PAP2 family protein, whose translation MIELKKGIFLIVVLLGSFCFSFSLDEIILDIESVEFNLGDVLLLSGTFFFDGYVNTLDLGVFDNVVIEKINKMDERDFFICLGIISMFTYFDDPYTSFTIVESVGVTSLITYAVKFLVGRGRPNSYDSPFVFNFMSFNDKNHSFPSGHSSFAWALFTPLAERYGKPLYFIPFLFSLARVVGDYHWVSDVIFGAFLGYTIGKSFYYTK comes from the coding sequence GTGATAGAGTTGAAAAAAGGTATTTTCTTGATTGTAGTTTTACTAGGAAGTTTCTGTTTTTCTTTTTCACTAGATGAAATAATTTTAGATATAGAATCTGTGGAGTTTAACCTTGGAGATGTTTTATTACTTTCTGGGACGTTTTTTTTTGATGGATATGTTAATACCTTAGATTTAGGTGTTTTTGATAATGTCGTTATAGAGAAAATTAACAAAATGGATGAACGTGATTTTTTTATTTGTTTAGGAATTATCTCAATGTTTACTTATTTTGACGATCCATATACATCTTTTACTATTGTTGAAAGTGTTGGTGTTACTAGTTTAATTACTTATGCTGTAAAGTTCCTTGTGGGGCGTGGAAGACCAAATAGCTATGATAGTCCTTTTGTGTTTAATTTTATGTCTTTTAATGATAAAAATCATTCATTTCCTTCAGGTCATAGTTCTTTTGCGTGGGCTCTTTTCACACCTTTAGCTGAAAGGTATGGAAAGCCCCTTTATTTTATCCCGTTTTTATTTTCTCTTGCAAGAGTAGTTGGTGACTATCATTGGGTGAGTGATGTTATTTTTGGAGCTTTTCTTGGCTATACAATAGGAAAATCATTTTACTATACAAAATAG